Proteins encoded by one window of Diachasmimorpha longicaudata isolate KC_UGA_2023 chromosome 20, iyDiaLong2, whole genome shotgun sequence:
- the LOC135171504 gene encoding polyribonucleotide nucleotidyltransferase 1, mitochondrial, with protein MPAPMASITTFRLIRSQRLNYSPLKYRIRIKNGGLQQLRMSSSFQNSPAVKVLLSHGTSKKPLTISTGKLAKFADGCGVVTFGETSVMATSVSKTHSSATSSFLPLVVDYRQKASAAGRIPTNFLRRELGPTEHEILTSRLIDRSLRPLFPDSYNFDTQIMCNILAIDGENDSDVLAINAASAALALSDIPWNGPVGAVRVGLLGNDVLINPTRHDIHKSTLNLIVTATHQNLVIMLDGCAKAILEQDLKKAIKMAVKECQGIIAGISELSKTHGKTKRTLGDVSRVNEDLKTAVRSLSEIKLRDIFMDYSHDKISRDTALNNLRTNVLETMKSSVPDLDLPAVVEAFGMVSKDIFRSLIFENDVRCDGRKLTDLRQISCQVDLFKPLHGSALFQRGQTQVLCTVTLDSLHSALKMDTVTMLTSGIKEKNFFLHYEFPPYATKETGRTGPIGRREMGHGALAERGLRPVIPEDYPFTVRLTSEVLESNGSSSMASVCGGSLALLDAGVPIATPAAGVAIGLVTRYDRERKQIEDYRILTDLLGIEDYLGDMDFKIAGTKKGITALQADVKIPGLPLKIVMESISQAVTAKSEILGKMNSVISSPRVGKHNMPVNATIEVPVHQRGRFLGIGGSNLKKILVETGVTIHAQEENVYTLFAPNETAMAEAKDMISKILAEEKAPELEFGGIYTAKVVEIRDSGVMVILYPNMHPALLHNSQLDQRLVTHPSALNIEVGQELQVKYFGRDPASGNMRLSRKVLQGASGITKNYTS; from the exons TATCCACAGGGAAATTAGCAAAATTCGCTGATGGCTGTGGGGTTGTGACCTTCGGGGAGACCTCAGTGATGGCGACATCAGTAAGTAAAACCCACTCCTCTGCTACGAGCTCCTTCCTCCCTCTGGTCGTTGATTATCGTCAGAAAGCTTCTGCAGCTGGTAGAATTCCCACAAATTTCCTTCGACGTGAATTGGGCCCAACCGAACACGAAATCCTCACCAGTCGACTCATCGACAGATCCCTACGTCCCTTATTCCCTGATTCCTACAACTTCGACACCCAGATAATGTGCAACATCCTCGCCATCGATGGAGAGAATGACTCAGATGTCCTGGCAATCAACGCAGCATCAGCAGCTCTAGCCCTCTCAGACATCCCCTGGAACGGTCCAGTGGGGGCTGTACGAGTTGGTCTACTGGGGAATGATGTCCTGATCAATCCAACACGTCATGACATCCACAAAAGTACTCTCAACCTCATCGTCACTGCCACCCACCAGAATCTCGTCATCATGTTGGACGGCTGTGCTAAAGCAATTCTGGAGCAGGATCTCAAGAAAGCGATCAAGATGGCGGTGAAGGAATGTCAGGGTATCATCGCTGGTATCTCTGAACTATCGAAAACTCATGGAAAGACGAAACGAACTCTTGGAGACGTCAGCAGAGTCAATGAAGACCTGAAGACAGCAGTTCGATCTCTTTCGGAGATTAAATTGCGAGACATTTTCATGGATTACTCCCACGACAAAATCTCCAGGGACACAGCTCTCAATAACCTCAGGACCAATGTCCTGGAGACCATGAAGAGCAGTGTTCCAGATCTGGATTTACCAGCTGTTGTCGAAGCCTTTGGAATGGTCTCCAAGGACATCTTCAGGTCTCTGATCTTCGAGAACGACGTGAGGTGCGATGGGAGAAAGCTGACGGATTTACGACAAATTTCGTGTCAGGTCGACTTGTTCAAGCCTCTTCATGGCTCTGCCTTGTTCCAGAGGGGCCAGACCCAGGTACTGTGCACTGTAACTCTGGACTCGTTGCATAgtgccctgaaaatggatacGGTGACGATGCTGACGAGTGGAATCAaggagaagaatttttttcttcattatgaGTTTCCACCGTATGCTACGAAGGAGACAGGAAGGACTGGGCCCATTGGGAGGAGGGAGATGGGACATGGGGCCCTTGCAGAGAGGGGACTGAGGCCAGTGATCCCTGAGGACTATCCATTCACTGTGAGACTGACCAGCGAAGTCCTGGAGAGCAATGGATCCTCCTCGATGGCTTCTGTTTGTGGTGGGAGTCTGGCACTTCTGGATGCTGGAGTGCCCATTGCTACTCCAGCTGCTGGTGTTGCTATTGGTCTTGTCACCAGGTATGATAGGGAGAGGAAGCAGATTGAGGATTACAGGATACTGACTGATCTCTTG GGAATTGAAGATTATCTTGGTGATATGGATTTCAAAATAGCTGGCACGAAGAAGGGAATCACAGCCCTTCAAGCAGACGTCAAAATTCCTGGTCTTCCTCTGAAGATCGTGATGGAGAGCATCAGTCAAGCTGTGACAGCGAAGAGTGAAATTCTAGGGAAGATGAACTCGGTGATATCATCTCCACGAGTTGGTAAACATAACATGCCAGTTAACGCGACGATTGAGGTGCCAGTCCACCAGCGAGGGAGATTCCTGGGTATTGGAGGAtcaaatttgaagaaaatccTGGTGGAAACTGGAGTCACT ATTCACGCACAAGAGGAGAACGTCTACACTCTTTTTGCACCGAATGAAACGGCGATGGCTGAAGCCAAGGACATGATCAGCAAGATTCTAGCTGAGGAAAAAGCCCCGGAGCTGGAGTTTGGGGGTATTTACACAGCTAAAGTCGTGGAGATTCGTGACTCTGGAGTCATGGTCATCCTCTATCCAAATATGCATCCAGCACTGCTCCATAATTCCCAGCTGGATCAACGCCTGGTCACCCATCCCAGTGCTCTCAACATCGAAGTTGGTCAGGAACTCCAGGTGAAGTACTTCGGTCGTGATCCAGCTTCTGGGAACATGCGATTATCACGAAAGGTTCTCCAGGGAGCCAGTGGCATCACAAAAAATTACACCTCGTGA